TCGATCTGGTCGGCGCCACCGTCGGCGAATCAGTCCTGGAACCACTGGGGCTGCAGACCTTCGAGTGGGCGTCGGATCCGCGGGTCCGTGAGGTGCTCCACGGCCTCGGAGTCGTCGACCTCGGCGAGCAGGGCCTGGACACCCCGGTCGCGGGGCTGTCCGGCGGCGAACGGCGTCGGGTCGGTCTTGCCGCCGCCCTGGTGCGTGACCTTGACCTGCTGATCCTGGACGAGCCCACGAACCACCTGGATGTCGAAGGTGTGCAGTGGCTCGCATCCCACCTCCTCTCGCGCCGCTGCGCACTCATCGTCGTGACCCACGACCGGTGGTTCCTCGACACCGTCGCCAACCACACGTGGGAGGTGCACGACGGTGTCGTGGACGTCTACGAAGGCGGCTACAACGACTGGACGTTCGCCCGCGCCGAACGTGCCCGCCAGGCTGATGCGGCCGAGCAGCGTCGCGCCAATCTCGCGCGCAAGGAACTCGCGTGGCTGCGTCGTGGGGCACCGGCCCGGACCTCCAAACCGCGGTACCGCATTGAAGCTGCTGAGTCGCTGATCAAGGATGTCCCGGCCCCGCGCGACTCCGTGGAACTGATGAGTTTCGCGACACGCCGCCTGGGCAAGAAGGTGATCGAGCTTGAGGACGTGACCATTACCACTCCGGACGGTCGCCCCCTCGTCGAGGACCTGACCTGGCGGCTCAACCCGGGTGAGCGCATCGGCCTCGTCGGTGTGAACGGGTCCGGGAAGACCACGCTGCTGCGGACTCTCGCGGGCGAGTATCCACTGGCCGGCGGCCGACGCATCGAGGGCAGGACGGTGAAGATCGGATGGCTGCGCCAGGAACTCGACGACCTCGACCCCGCCCGTCGTCTCCTCGACGCCGTCGAGGACGTCGCCACCCGGGTACAGATCGGTGACAAGGAACTCACCGCGTCCCAGATGGCAGAGCGTCTCGGGTTCTCCTCCAAACGCCAGCGCACCCCGGTAGGGGATCTCTCCGGAGGGGAACGTCGGCGCCTCCAACTGACCCGGGTGCTCATGGCGGAGCCGAATGTCCTGCTGCTCGACGAGCCCACCAATGATCTCGACATCGACACCCTCCAGGAACTCGAGAGTCTGCTCGACGGGTGGGCGGGCACGCTGGTGGTGATTTCCCACGACCGCTATCTCGTGGAGCGTATCTGCGATTCCACCTGGGCATTGTTCGGGGACGGGAACCTGACGAACCTGCCCGGTGGCATTGCCCAGTACCTCGAACGACGTGCCGAGCAGGCCGCTGTCGAGAGCAAGCACACCGGAAACATGGCACTCGGTGGGACGCAGGCTCCCCAGCAGCCCACCGGGCTGTCGGCCCAGGAGGACCGCGCCCTGACCAAGGAACTCAATGCGCTAGAGCGCCGCATGTCCAAGGTCCAGTCCACTGTGGAGGACCTCAACCAGCGTCTCGCCACGGCATCGGCACCCGAGGACGGCAACGTCGACACCGCACTACTCGCCGACCTCGACGCTAAGCTCACGGCAGCCAAGAACGAGCACGACGAGCTCGAGATGAACTGGCTTGAGGTCGCGGAGAGGCGGGAGACCGGCGGTGCCTGATATTGCTAGACTCACTAATCAACAGTGACTAATCGACAATGATGTGACGTGACGGACGGGAGGCGGTGCGGTGCAGGACGACTTTCCTGGCGTGATCGTCCGACAGGACCACAGCAGGACAAGCACCGCCGACTCGGAGAAGCCGGACCACACCGGATTCCTCCGGCGACTCATGGAACCCAGCCCCTGGGGGCTCGTCGTGGGCGCGTTGATGTTCGCGCTGTCGCTGACGCCCTCGCTGCTCACCCGTGACTGGTTGTTCCAGGGAGTGGCGGCGGGGCTGTCCGCGGCAACCGGTCATTTCATCGGGGTCCTGTTGCAGTGGGTGTGGGTGCTGTGGATCCGTGACCTGGTGGAGCCGTTGGTCACGGTGCTCACCCGCGGACGGTCGGTGCCGGCACGCTGGCAGCTGCGTCTGCGGATCGCCCTGATTGTCGTGATTGTCATTGCCCTACTGGTATGGATTCTCTTCGCGGTGCGCTGGCAGCAGGAGATCGCGGACATCATGGGGGACCAGGCGTACTCTGCCGGTGAGTTCCTGAAGGTCCTGCCTGTCGGCCTGTTGCTGTGGGTCGGTATCTACGTGGTGGGCAAGGTGGTGGTCCGCGGCACGGTGTTGCTGGCGCGAGCTGTGCCGGGGCAGCACACCCGCTACGGCCTGAAACTGCTCCTGTCGTGGTGCGTCGTCGGACTGGTGACCGTCTTCGTGGCGGACCAGGTGCTCCCCGGCACGATCCTCCGGGTCAGCGAAAGGATCTTCTCGGTCCGCGACGAGGAGATCCGTGAGGATCTTGTCCGCCCGCACGTCAGCGAACGGAGCGGCGGTCCCGGATCGTTGAATGAGTGGGAGGACCTGGGAGCCTACGGCACCCGGTTCACTGCGCTCGGTCTGTACAAGGATGAGCTGGAGCAGCTCACCGGTCGCGATGCGGAGGAGCCCATCCGTGTCTACGCCGGGCTGCACAACGGCGACACTGACCGGGAGCGTGCCCTCAATGTCGTTGAGGAGCTCGAACGTACGAACGCCCAGGACCGGCAGGCATTGATGATTGCCCCGACGACCGGCACGGGGTGGGTGAACCCGACGGCCGCGCAGGCGTTTGAGCTCATGTTCGACGGTGACACGGCTATCGCAGCCGACCAGTACTCCTACCTTCCCAGTGCGATCCAGTTCATCACGGACCGCAACCGGGTGCGCGAAGCGGGCAAGGAGCTGATTTCCACCGTGGCCGACTGGTGGAACAGGCTGCCCGAAGACAACCGACCGAAGCTCTACGTCTACGGGGAGTCTCTGGGTACCACCGCCGGTGAAGGCGGTTTCTCGGGTATCCGTGACATTGCTTCGACGGTGGATGGCGTTCTGTGGCTCGGTCCGCCAAACAGTAACGAACTGTGGCGCGATTTCGTGTCGCGCCGGGATCCCGGCACCCGGGAGGTCGACCCGGAGTATTCCGGCGGCATGATGGTGCGTTTCGCCGAGAACTCCGAGCAGATCCAGAAATGGATCGATGACCCTGAGGACGGTGGGACCTCCTGGGGCGGCAGCCGTGTGCTCTACGTCCAGCATCCGTCGGATCCCGTGGTGTGGTGGTCGCCGAACCTTCTGTTCCGTGAGCCCGACTGGTTGAAGGAGGCACCGGGCTTCGACCGATCACCGACGATGCGGTGGATGCCGATCGTCACCTTCTGGCAGGTAACCCTCGACCTTCCCCGCGCAGGTAACGTCCCGAACGGGCACGGCCACAACTACGGGACGTCGGTGTTGGACGGTCTGGTCGCGGTGGCGGGGGAGGACCGGTTCTCGGTGGCGGACGTCGAGAAACTGCGCGGTGAGTTGGATGAGGCGATGGAGAACCAGGGGCCGGAGAAGGAAGTCGGCGTCGACAACGGGTGATACATGTGCTTCACCTGTGATAGGTGAGGGCGCACACCCCCGAGTGTGACCCCTGCCATGCAAGGAGTGGCTTAGAATATGCGAAGGGCCTAGCATGGCCTATGCGGGGATTGGATGGCCCCAGCACCAGATACACCTCGATCATGTATCGCCTCTGGTTGAAACGCCCTACGGCCCTCATACGGTGGGCCGTGGGGCGTTTTGCCTTTTCTTCGCAGTTCGTGGTGTATAACTCACCATTATCTAACCCCATTTCGGGGTGGTTAGTATCGGTTGCGTAACGGCCAAGGGGACTGAATCGGTAGAGTGCGTGGCGCGGCACGGAGTATCCGCGCCGCTGACACGTGTACTTCAATCGAAAGGACGATCATCATGATCGAGACCATCCAGGGCATCATCGACACCGTTTCCACCGCTATCGTGGACGTCTTCAACTCCATCGTTTCCTCCATCAACGAGTAAATGATGCTCGTCGCATAGGCGGCGATGCTGACCCCCGCACCGTGGTGCGGGGGTCTTCTGCGTGTCCGCTCTCTGCTGGTATCCGTGAGTGGTGCGGCTGCTACCCCCGGGGGTAAATATGTTCGTTATGGTAACTACGGTCTCATATAGCTGTAACGTGTCTGTCGTGACAGGAACACCCGTCGCACCACATCACGCCTTCAAGGAGATCTCCATGATCGAGACCATTCAGGACATCATCGACACCGTTTTCGGCGCCATTGCCGTTGTCGCCATCAACGTCGTCAGCTCTCTGCAGGGCGCACGCTAACCCTGGCTCGGATAGCGCCCCCGCACTTCGGTGCGGGGCTTTTTGTGTACCGTGACCAGGCGCTGATGTCCCGGGGGAGGATCGCCAACGGCAGGGGCCCCGGATGTGCCAGAATGACACCTCTTCGATGCCGATGTGCAGCTCTCATACGAGGCATACGGCGAGGTGCGAGCACGGAGTGACTAGGTACTGATGAACATTGGTCACCTGGGAATGATTTTCGGTAGTATTGATTCAGCCTCTCCAGTCCCATGGGGAGCGCTCTGTGGAACGTTCCTGGTGTCAGCCGACTCTTACGCCAGGAACAGTACGGTGGCCCGCCCAGCGTGGTCTCCGGCATCGAGTCCCCATCGCCGGCGTGACGATGGGGACTCTTCGGTGTGCGGCAACCGCCGAGTTTATCCGGCTACTAGCGACCTGACGCGAGAACGCAGGTGTTCGGCATGACTGTAGATGCCCTCGACGGAGTCCAGGTCGTGCGGAGTTTCATTCTTGTTCTCATCGAACAGGACGATCCGGGGGACTTTGCGGTCGAACAGTAGGCGTGCAATCGGCTTGCGGTTGTTGTCCTGAAACAAGATCGCACAGTAGGTCTTCGCGTCTCGCATCGTGATGTCGGTGGCGGGGACGTCGGAACAGCAGATTGCGCGGATGATGCTGTGGGCTTGCCGTTCTTCTTCGGTGGTCACCACGCCGTCTTCTGAGGCTGTCACTTCGGAGACCTTCTCTTCGGCACTATCGGCGGGGGTTGCGACCGCTGTGGTGGGTTCCTCAAGGTCCTGGGCGGAGCGGAGACGACGGTTCGTTTCGTCCCGCAGGTACTGGCTAGCAGCAGTCGCAGCGAGGCGGGTGAATAGGTCGAGGTTTGCCGCGGTCATTCGGCGGGAGGTGACTCGGGCGGCCAGCAACTTGACCCATTCCGTGGATGGTTCCTTGAGCTCCGCTGCGATGCTCTTCCTCAGCTCGGAGACATACTTCAACTCCTCTGCGCTTGCTGCGATCGTTTCAGAGTCGAACTGGGTTTTCGTGCACATCTCGAGGTGCGGGAAGATTCGAGCGTCGACGGAGGAGAGGTCGAGGGTCATGAACGGCTTTTCGTCCATACGGTTGACGGCGTCGAGCTGAGCGTAGAACTGGTAGACCTCGCCGTTCGTGAGAATCGCGAACTCGGTGTCGGTGACGTTGAAGTACCGGACGAGCTGGGTAGCGTGATTGAGGTCGAGGGGCTCACCGATCTTCTTGCATTCGATGAGGAACCGGAAGTCGTCACCGGACTTGATGGCGAAGTCGACCTTCTCACCCTTCTTCTTTCCGATGTCTGCGGTGTACTCGGGGATCACTTCACGGGGGTCCGTGACGTCATAGCCGAGGACGTTGCTGATGAAGGGGATGATGAACGCTGTCTTGGTGGCTTCTTCGGTCTCGATGATGGGTTTGAGTTCATGGACTTTGGTTGCGAGTGCGCTGATTGCCTGGTCGATGCTCATGGTTGACTCTCTTGTCGGGGAATGCGCGCTGGGAGGTGGAGAGTCCTTCCCTGAGCGTTTAGGGATGAAGATAATAATACATCAGGCAAAAGCTTTGGGGTGGGTGTTCTGATGCTGCACCCCTTTTTCGTGTTCCCACTGAAGCATCCTGAAATGGCGGGCGCGGATTAACCTCTCAGGAGGACGTGACCGGCGCCTGGTTGTTGAGCGTCGTCCGCCGGGCATACCTTTGAAGTGCCCATCGGTATCCATCCGGCGGGTGAAACGTTCGCCATACCTGCTGTGACTGACACCGTCTGACCTGCTACAACACAAGGTCTGTACCTCGCGTACCCTGGTTGCCATGATTTTGATCAACGTGCGATTCCGCCCGCTTCCTGAGTATGTCGAGAACTTCCGTGAGGTCGTCGCGGACTTCACCGAGGCCACGCGGGCCGAGGGAGGAAACCTCTGGTTCGACTGGTTCCGCGGCACCGATGACCCCTCCGAGTACTTCCTTGTCGAAGCCTTCGAAGACGGCGCGGATGGCGCTCACGTCAACAGCGACCATTTCCAGGCCGCGTGCAAGCTGTTCCCGACGGTGCTGTCGGAGACCCCGCAGATCATAAACACCTCTATCCCGGGTAAAAGCGAGTGGGACCGGATGGCAGAGTTCTCCGTCGAGTAGCAGGTAAACTCGGTTCCCATGACGTCACAGAACGCTCCGGGACCGACTGTCCCCGCCGAGAATCCGACGGGGACTCGTCCGCCGAAGTTGGACAAGAAAGCCTATGAGAAGGAGCTCAAGAAGCTCCAGGCCGACCTGGTGGACATGCAGCAGTGGGTCCGGGAGACCGGAGCCCGCGTGGTGGTCATCATGGAGGGGCGCGACGCGGCCGGCAAAGGCTCAGCGATCAAGCGGATCACCCAGTATCTGAATCCGCGATTCTGTCGGGTGGAGGCACTGCCGGCGCCGACGTCACGGGAGCAGGGGCAGTGGTACTTCCAGCGGTATGTCGAGAAGCTACCCACCGCCGGGGAGATCGTGATCTTCGACCGTTCCTGGTACAACCGTGCCGGGGTCGAGCGGGTCATGGGGTTCTGTACTGCCTCGGAGTACCGCCGGTTCCTGCACCAGGCTCCCATCTTCGAGCGACTGCTCGTCGAGGACGGCATCATGCTGCGCAAGTACTGGTTCTCCGTCTCCGATGAGGAGCAGGTGAGCCGGTTCACCTCGCGTCGCGAGGATCCGCTGCGGCAGTGGAAGCTGTCACCGATGGACCTGCAGTCGATCACCCGGTGGGAGGACTATTCGCGGGCGAAGGACGAGATGTTCGCTCACACCGATACCCCTGCCGCACCGTGGTACACAGTCGAGAGCGAGGACAAGAAACGCTCCCGGATCAACGTGATCAACCACATCCTCTCCTCGGTGCCATGGGAGAAGGTAGAGCACACGCCTCCGCGTATTCCGGAGCGTCCGGAGGTGGCTTCAGACTATGAACGTCCTCCGCGGACGGAGTTCCGCTACGTTCCTGATCTGGCCTCCAGTCTGGAGCAGGGAAAGCACCAGAAGAAAAAGAAGCGGAAGAAACAGTAGCGCTCCGCCCGGTACTCACTCGTAGTGGGCGGCGATCTCCTGGGCGAAGTGGTCATGGATCACTTTGCGACGGAGCTTCAGCGACGGCGTGATCTCCTGGTAGTCGACCCCGAGGTCACGGTGCAGGATGGTGAACTTCCGGACCTGCTCCCACCGGTTGAGGTGGCTGTTGAGCTCGTCGATGTAACCCTGCACCATCTCCCTGGTCTCCGGCGCGCGGACGATCTCACGGTAGTTACCGGAGACGCCCTGCCGTCCCGCCCAGGCAGTCACGGCATCCTCATCGAGGGTGACCAGGGCGGACACGAACGGGCGATCATTGCCGACCACCACCAGCTGGCTGGCGACCGGGCACAGTCCCTTGAACTTCGCCTCGACCTGGGCAGGGGCGACGTACTTGCCGTTGGAGGTCTTGAACAACTCCTTCTTCCGGTCGGTGATCTTGACCCGGCCTTCACTGTCCATTTCACCGATGTCGCCGGTGTGGAACCAGCCGTCGGGTTCCAGGACCTCGGCGGTCGCTTCGGGGTTGTTGTGGTAGCCGTCCATCACGCCCGGTCCCTTCACCAGGACTTCACCGTCGTCGGCGATGCGGACCTCGATACCTTCCAGCGGCCTGCCGACGTAGCCGACACGGTAGATGTACGGTCGGGTCAGACAGGTCGCCGCACTGGTTTCGGTGAGCCCGTATCCCTCGAGGATCGGCATCCCGGCTGCGCCGAACCATCGGGCGATATCGGTGTTCATCGCAGCCGAACCGGAGATGAAGTAGTTCACGTTGCCGCCGAACCGCTCACGGATCTTCGACATCACCAACCGGTCGCCGATCTTCGCCTGCAGTCGGATCCACGGGCTGGCTGAGCCGACGCCGTTGTCGGCGTCGAAGACCTGGACGCCCACACGGCTCGCCCAGTGGAAGAGCTTCTCCTTCACGCCACCTTCGGTAGCCATCATCGTGGCAATGCCGTTGTAGGCTTTCTCGAAAATACGGGGGGCCGAGCCCATGAACGTCGGTTTGACGATGCCGAGGTTCTCGATGATCTTGTCGATCCGCCCGTCGATCGCGGTCTCGTACCCGATGTGAATGGGCAGGACGAGGAGCAGTTTTCCCATCACATGCGCCAACGGCAGCCAGAGGAACTGTTTGTCGTCGATGGTGAGGAGCTTCTCCGGGCCGGAGTTCGAGGTGACCTCTGAGGCGTGTGCCTCGAACACCCATACCCGGTGGGGCAGTCGGACGCCTTTCGGCCGTCCGGTGGTGCCTGAGGTGTAGATCAGCGTCGACAGGTGTTCGAGACGGGTCGCGTCGATGCGGTCGTCGACGGCTGACGGGTGGGCCTCCAGGTGTTCGCGTCCGCGTCGACGGAGTTCCTCCAGGGTGATCACCCATCCTGAGGTGCTGGTCTCGACCTCGTCCGGCACCTCGCCGCTCACCAGGACGACGGTCT
The genomic region above belongs to Corynebacterium glyciniphilum AJ 3170 and contains:
- a CDS encoding ABC-F family ATP-binding cassette domain-containing protein — protein: MATPVNLINLENVEKSYGLKTLLDKVSLGVNSGDRIGVVGLNGGGKSTLLRILSGADTADAGRVSRNNDLRMARVSQDVDLVGATVGESVLEPLGLQTFEWASDPRVREVLHGLGVVDLGEQGLDTPVAGLSGGERRRVGLAAALVRDLDLLILDEPTNHLDVEGVQWLASHLLSRRCALIVVTHDRWFLDTVANHTWEVHDGVVDVYEGGYNDWTFARAERARQADAAEQRRANLARKELAWLRRGAPARTSKPRYRIEAAESLIKDVPAPRDSVELMSFATRRLGKKVIELEDVTITTPDGRPLVEDLTWRLNPGERIGLVGVNGSGKTTLLRTLAGEYPLAGGRRIEGRTVKIGWLRQELDDLDPARRLLDAVEDVATRVQIGDKELTASQMAERLGFSSKRQRTPVGDLSGGERRRLQLTRVLMAEPNVLLLDEPTNDLDIDTLQELESLLDGWAGTLVVISHDRYLVERICDSTWALFGDGNLTNLPGGIAQYLERRAEQAAVESKHTGNMALGGTQAPQQPTGLSAQEDRALTKELNALERRMSKVQSTVEDLNQRLATASAPEDGNVDTALLADLDAKLTAAKNEHDELEMNWLEVAERRETGGA
- a CDS encoding type I restriction enzyme HsdR N-terminal domain-containing protein — its product is MSIDQAISALATKVHELKPIIETEEATKTAFIIPFISNVLGYDVTDPREVIPEYTADIGKKKGEKVDFAIKSGDDFRFLIECKKIGEPLDLNHATQLVRYFNVTDTEFAILTNGEVYQFYAQLDAVNRMDEKPFMTLDLSSVDARIFPHLEMCTKTQFDSETIAASAEELKYVSELRKSIAAELKEPSTEWVKLLAARVTSRRMTAANLDLFTRLAATAASQYLRDETNRRLRSAQDLEEPTTAVATPADSAEEKVSEVTASEDGVVTTEEERQAHSIIRAICCSDVPATDITMRDAKTYCAILFQDNNRKPIARLLFDRKVPRIVLFDENKNETPHDLDSVEGIYSHAEHLRSRVRSLVAG
- a CDS encoding putative quinol monooxygenase, translating into MILINVRFRPLPEYVENFREVVADFTEATRAEGGNLWFDWFRGTDDPSEYFLVEAFEDGADGAHVNSDHFQAACKLFPTVLSETPQIINTSIPGKSEWDRMAEFSVE
- a CDS encoding alpha/beta hydrolase; the encoded protein is MIVRQDHSRTSTADSEKPDHTGFLRRLMEPSPWGLVVGALMFALSLTPSLLTRDWLFQGVAAGLSAATGHFIGVLLQWVWVLWIRDLVEPLVTVLTRGRSVPARWQLRLRIALIVVIVIALLVWILFAVRWQQEIADIMGDQAYSAGEFLKVLPVGLLLWVGIYVVGKVVVRGTVLLARAVPGQHTRYGLKLLLSWCVVGLVTVFVADQVLPGTILRVSERIFSVRDEEIREDLVRPHVSERSGGPGSLNEWEDLGAYGTRFTALGLYKDELEQLTGRDAEEPIRVYAGLHNGDTDRERALNVVEELERTNAQDRQALMIAPTTGTGWVNPTAAQAFELMFDGDTAIAADQYSYLPSAIQFITDRNRVREAGKELISTVADWWNRLPEDNRPKLYVYGESLGTTAGEGGFSGIRDIASTVDGVLWLGPPNSNELWRDFVSRRDPGTREVDPEYSGGMMVRFAENSEQIQKWIDDPEDGGTSWGGSRVLYVQHPSDPVVWWSPNLLFREPDWLKEAPGFDRSPTMRWMPIVTFWQVTLDLPRAGNVPNGHGHNYGTSVLDGLVAVAGEDRFSVADVEKLRGELDEAMENQGPEKEVGVDNG
- a CDS encoding AMP-dependent synthetase/ligase: MTTASAGSTPSTAVPIDPSIQSVGHMLRNRIRETPDRRAYSFPVSHGASEETWESVTWAELGSQASEVAGGLMSLGIEAEERVAIASSTRYEWALANYGIMYASAATVTVYPTTVADDVAFILDDSGSRVVFAEDREQVDKLLGLRDSIPGVQTVVLVSGEVPDEVETSTSGWVITLEELRRRGREHLEAHPSAVDDRIDATRLEHLSTLIYTSGTTGRPKGVRLPHRVWVFEAHASEVTSNSGPEKLLTIDDKQFLWLPLAHVMGKLLLVLPIHIGYETAIDGRIDKIIENLGIVKPTFMGSAPRIFEKAYNGIATMMATEGGVKEKLFHWASRVGVQVFDADNGVGSASPWIRLQAKIGDRLVMSKIRERFGGNVNYFISGSAAMNTDIARWFGAAGMPILEGYGLTETSAATCLTRPYIYRVGYVGRPLEGIEVRIADDGEVLVKGPGVMDGYHNNPEATAEVLEPDGWFHTGDIGEMDSEGRVKITDRKKELFKTSNGKYVAPAQVEAKFKGLCPVASQLVVVGNDRPFVSALVTLDEDAVTAWAGRQGVSGNYREIVRAPETREMVQGYIDELNSHLNRWEQVRKFTILHRDLGVDYQEITPSLKLRRKVIHDHFAQEIAAHYE
- the ppk2 gene encoding polyphosphate kinase 2, with protein sequence MTSQNAPGPTVPAENPTGTRPPKLDKKAYEKELKKLQADLVDMQQWVRETGARVVVIMEGRDAAGKGSAIKRITQYLNPRFCRVEALPAPTSREQGQWYFQRYVEKLPTAGEIVIFDRSWYNRAGVERVMGFCTASEYRRFLHQAPIFERLLVEDGIMLRKYWFSVSDEEQVSRFTSRREDPLRQWKLSPMDLQSITRWEDYSRAKDEMFAHTDTPAAPWYTVESEDKKRSRINVINHILSSVPWEKVEHTPPRIPERPEVASDYERPPRTEFRYVPDLASSLEQGKHQKKKKRKKQ